CTTCATTTTGTTGACCCAAGAGCAGTTAAATGGGATTTTTCACATTTTACGGTCACAAAGGGAAGGATTATGTCTGCTACTTCATAATATATGGCAGTGGTGGTGGTACACTAGCTCAACTGCTATGTATTATTGGTACATAGACAAAAACCCCACTGCACCCATTAAATTATTTGATGGCAATGCCTGATTTTGTAGGTATCTTGTACTAATAATCTGCACTGCTGAATTAAATTCGTTACAACCATtttcaatttactttcctttaaatatataatacatgatGCGCCTCATCTTTGCTGTTTTTGTCTATTAAAAAACCGTTACTTATATATTCAAATCATGGATAGATTCCAATTACGtgaaattttgttttattttatagtGGTTAAGAATTATTTGTATCCATAAGATAGAATCAATTATACAAcaatacttaaaaaatattttaaatagtgAAGTAAttcaccaaaattaaaaatacaaatactaAAAAAAGTATATTGAACAAAAACACTCATTTTAACCAATTTATCGACTACCATATTTGTCGTACGAGGTaccgtaaaaaaaaaaaagataaatgtATGATTGCATCTCTactaatataatttttcttgtatttCCGTAAATAACTACTAATATTTAACCTTTTACTTGCAGCTAAATAGTTTTTCTGCTCAAAATAATCTTACAAATTCTGGAAAAAATTAATCATGggaaacaaaaatattttacagCTAGACATTGTGATACCATTTGATTTGTGTCAGCATGATGAGGTTTCTGATTGAAAAAGATTCTGCCAAGTGGTCACTCTTTGTATTAATTCCTTTATTATTCAAAACTTTAGGCCCTCTATATATTACCCCATAGTTTCATCAACTCTTCACCACACTCACACTCACACTCACAATAAGCTCTCTTGCTTTCTTCTTCATACACTTCCCAACCCATTCAATTCTTCCACGTTCTCTCTTTTCTGCATTCCTAATGGCCAGCGTTGAGGTAACTAAATCTGTGCTTCTTCAACATTGCACTCTGAGTCATTAGTCCATTTGAAGTTTACTAATTTAGTAGCCTCTTTattatatgatgatgatgatagaAACCAAAACGTTTATGTTACTAGTTAATTATTTCTGTATCTCCATGATTTGTTTGCTGTGATTTATTGTCGATCAACAAATCAGAACTTATTGAATGTGTACTTAAGAAGCATGTCTACTCTATTGCAATAACACTCATTTTCTCAATTGCTCCTTTTCTGTGTCATTTGCTTTTGATCATAAACAAACCAATAACTATTGCATGGAATGTCTCCACAACCATGTTGATCATTCAAGCAACATTTTCCCGAAGATCAAGCTTTTTTCTTTGTCTCAAACCCTTGTTAAGCCTTGATTTTCACATTGCTTAGTTCAAATGAATTTGATGCTGCAGATTGCACAGCAAGTACCTACAAATGTGACAGAAACCGAAGCAGTTGAGGCAACCAAGGCAGAGGAAACAACCACAGAACAAGCAGCTACCGAGGCTCCAGCACCAGAACAACCAGCCACCGAAGAAGCAAAGGAAGAAACCATTATTGAAGAAGCAAAAGATGCAGTACCAGAACCAGAAGCAACAACAGATGCCCCTGTTGCTCAAGAAACTGAAGCTCCAGTTGAAGAAGAGACTAAGGAGGTGACAGAGGAAGGAAAGGCCGAGGCAGAGGAGGCGGCAGCACCAGccgaaaagatagaagaaaaaCCAGAAGAAGTGAAAGAAGAGCAGCCAGCAGCAGAGGAAACTGCTGTGACAGAGGAATCAGCACCAGTGGAGGAAGATAAGCCAACTGAGGAGAACAAACCATCTGAAACCGTCGCTGATGCCGCCCCCGTCGAAGTTCCAGTTGAGAAGACCGAAGCTTAGATATATGGAGATTGGAAAGTTGGGAATATGAGTTCTACCTTTTTGCATGCCTAAAGTTGAAACCCTTTTCtttgttattattaatattttttttttccgttTAGTTTATATCTGTTATTGATGTTATATTCTGAAGCAAGTATTTGGTTATGAGAGATATATAGCAGTCTTTATGTAAGCACTACACTTATGGCTCCACATTAGGATCATGCCGAGTAAAGTGCTGAAAACATAAGGGAATTCTATTGGTAATGTATGGGGATGATGGTTTGATTCCAGGAGGGATCGGATCAACTAGTTTGGTTTCATCTTTTGGTTTGAAtaaaattatatctatttttcaATACTCTGAATTTTGTGATCATGTTATGTTTTATCTCTTGTAGCTTTGCCTTATGCAACAATATCTCAATTTACATATCTTAATGAATTAATATCATATCTCTAAATATGAACCAGTAAACTACTTTATGTGTTAAGATAAATGATGTTGCCCTGAAGAGTTTCTGCATCCAAGGTAACATCACAGCGTGTTAAAGGGAGGTGACCATAAACAAACCAAGGCTGACTTCTTGTGCTGGAAGTGGTTATGGTTGTTTAACACAGGTGGCAGGTGCCACATTCTTTCAAAAGTAAAAAATCAAGATCCATTCATGTTTATTTGTCTTGAACTCTACGTTCTAAATCTCAACAAGGAAGAGAACAAATTGCTCTGAGCACGATTTTCATAAACCCAAACTTACAAGTTACAAGTGCATACTTCGCAAGTACATGTACATAGAAGCTAGCTATTCCCTATAACGATAGAACATATAATCTTTAATCCTATTTTATTGATACCTCTTTTATATCGACATTTTACTAAGATCAATGAGAAAAAGAACTAGTGAACCTTCTCCCAATATATCCATTTAGGTAATAGATGGAATACTCCTATAATCTATCTGTACACATGCTGAATAACGATATATCTCTATGTGCAGTGAAAACAACTTGTATCCAAATTGCAGGTATGTTCATTCACCAAGTACCAAAACTGCAGCCAATGTGGTCTTGAGTGAGAACTTTAAGACGATCTTGCATGATGGCCATCGATGAATAGGCTGGGAGGCACAGCCGGTAAAAACATGTGTGAGATGTCGGAAGGTGATCCTCATGTTCAGGGGACCTGTAAATGGAGAGACTCGAAGCCAAACCAGGGAAGCCTTCAACTGGTAAATATTTCACAGACGTCCAGAAGAACAGAAGTACCCTTCTCTTTTCACCTGTCATCCTCCCAAGAATCTGCCAAAGTTTTAAACAGAATGTAACATTTATAACAATTTGAAAAGTACGGGAAGGGGGCAGTATCTCTATGCAAATGCTATGTTGCAAGACTTTGTTATCTGAAAAACATTCCAGagctaattgttcatgagataTGCTACCCGTCCACTTTTGATTTCAATAAATAGAATAGAGACTAGAAGTTGATAGTCAGATTTCTCAACATAAAGGAGAAATTCTATGCTACTAGAATTTCTGGAACATCTGCAATACACTAGTACACTTTATGGCTCTATAATGCAGCTGTAATAGGtaacttaaaaaaatgttaGATAACAAGATGCTATTACATTAAGGGCTCGAATTGATAATATTCATATATACACAATTTTTTTAGTTGGTTATAGAGAATTAAAATATGCTGCATGATGAAAGAATAGTGTCATTGAATACAAGGTATCACAAGTATGATTTCGGGCTTCAGTACTAAATATATATTAGTTTTTGTAGGAATAAATGAACTTAAGAGATATTGGTAAATTATACTTAGCACATTGAAGGTTGAACACTGGAGGCAAAGTGATAATTTAGTCCCAACACAAAAAGGAATCTAGCATGACTCCGTTGAAGAATGGGAAAGAACAATAGGCAAAAATAGGCAAAAACATTTCCCAAGTTGCAATAGGGAATAAAACTCTTTTGCTTGTGGCAAAAATGGAACAAGACAAGCATCAGAGGGTTATGTAGCAAGTACTTGTTACCCAATAAAAACATTCCTGCCTCTAAAAACCAGGAAAACTCCTTTACTGTATTCTATATATGAAGGGAAAATATAATAGAACCCAAGAAGAGAAAGATATATACAAACATTGACATTGTAGTTCACTAAAAGCATCATAAACATACCTCCCAAAACCAAGATATCTGAGGATCTGTCTCTTCATAGCCTTGATACTCAGTATGTGCTTTCCAGTCCTCAACAGAAATGATATCTTCACTCCCATGCAGCATCCAGTCAAGATCTTTAAGGTCTAAACTTTGAAAGAATGATGACTCGAGGCTTGAGTTTGAGAGAATATCACCAAAGCCTTTGGCAAATTGTGACACCTGCTCAGATATAGATGTTACAAAATGATCCTGTATAAGAAGATCAACATAATTTTCCCTGTTCTTACTATGTACAACGATGTTCTTCCCACCGGGACACAGCTCAACCACTTCCCTGTGTCCTAACTCTTCCACCTCTCTAACAAATGTCAGTCCTAATGAATCTGAATCAATGAAACCAGGATCCATCTCCAATATTTGCTTGTAGCTACTATACAAGTGTGGATCTGCATCCCTTATATCTTCTAAAGTAATTTCATTTCCGGCTAATTGCTGGAAAAACACACGGTCAAGAACTACACCAACATGCACCCTATGCATCAAAGCCAATGCAATAACTCGACCAGAGAAGCGGAAATATTCAAGGTGCAGAGGATCTACTTTAGATGCtgcaaaaatagaaaaaatgacaAACTAAACTTGATGAcaagaaattttttaaaaataaaatgctcAACAATGACTCCAACAAGCAAATCTAGTGGGTATTTGATGTTTGCAGGAACAACTAAGTTACTGGAAAGCTGCAAGGGTTGGCAGGAAAGAAGGTGGCTTGAAACAGGAGTGGCATAAGTAAGAGAGTATTAGAGAAGTGCTTTGAAGGGTAGAGTGGGAGGGTTATTCAGAACCCTAGAAAGCTACTgcaaaaattgaaacaaaaatcATCCAAACATGGCTAGAGGGTAAAAGTGGGAGTAAATTTTACCTAAATTATTTTCACGAGTAAATAAATAACAGGCCTCCTAAGGAAACAACTTTTcatccaaaataaaaagaaaaaattacacatccaaaaatttaaaatcacaCCAATAAACTGTATGAGATAGCTACCCAAACCCTATTATGCTTCAGCAGAAATAGAAGAAACAtcattcaaaaaaattcttaagATATCTatgaaaaacagcaaaaaggaaaAGGGCACACATGGGTTTTTGGTCCACATAGTGTAGGCAACCATGATCACTCACCATCACAGCCTCTTGGAGTGATATTCAACTACACTAGGTTCACCCTATTATTGGGCACTACTGATAACTCTATTAACATTCTCAAGCATGATAAGGTGACCCTAAAATACCTCTGGATGGTCGAATCTTGAACTATTCAATGtgtaataaaatattataacaCAGATAAATGATCTAACACCAAATCCACACAAAACATGACTGTATTGAAGGACACATGAATGGCACAATCGATTAAAAAAGACGGGGAGGTCTATTTGGAAATCCAGATGAAGCATTACCAGGATTGGGGAAAAATCTTCGTTTGTCATTTGGGCATGCGACAAAAAGAGCATTTTGCGGATTGAATATTTCTTGACATACCAGAAAAAACCACTCCCTCAGTACACCCGGCCCAGTAGCTTCCTCATTTTTGAATTCCATAAATAGGCCCCCACGTAGAGATTCTGGTTCCACACGTCCTATGTATTCGAAAGATTCAGCCAATAACTGAGACCTATCAATGAGCATCTCATGCAACTCCTCATAGTCATCTTTTACCTCTGGCAGCATCAGCAGCGCCAAATGCCTTCTTGATTCAAAATTCGTCACACACTTGCGTTCAAGAATCCAATGATGTTCATCATTCCTCTTTGCATACCTAACAATCAGTTGACACACTGCACTTCTTTGACGTGTTAAAACATTCCAAAGTTCCTCTTCAGCACCATCATAAAGCTTAGAGATTTGATGTAATTCCTTCAAAATAGAAAGATACTGAGACCACGCATTATAAGGAGTATCCCATTCTGTTATCTCCTGGTCTGCTAAGCTGCTATCCACTTTTTTAAGGCATTCGTCCATCTTGCTCAGCAACTCAATGTATAAAAAATGAAGGTTTTCAATCTCTTCTGTGAGCATGGCATCGGTGTGGCGCTCCTCATCCGTTGCAGAAACCATGAGTGATTGTTGCACACTGATTCCAGATCTCAACGGGACCAAGAATGCCCTAAGATCTCTAACATCGCTGTACAAGTGCCCAGCATAGGTTGGGGATTCCAAACTCA
Above is a genomic segment from Arachis stenosperma cultivar V10309 chromosome 1, arast.V10309.gnm1.PFL2, whole genome shotgun sequence containing:
- the LOC130971220 gene encoding major latex allergen Hev b 5-like; this encodes MASVEIAQQVPTNVTETEAVEATKAEETTTEQAATEAPAPEQPATEEAKEETIIEEAKDAVPEPEATTDAPVAQETEAPVEEETKEVTEEGKAEAEEAAAPAEKIEEKPEEVKEEQPAAEETAVTEESAPVEEDKPTEENKPSETVADAAPVEVPVEKTEA
- the LOC130971204 gene encoding E3 ubiquitin-protein ligase UPL5-like; this encodes MSFIRNHGGVFHGGPTTDHHLPSKRKLEDSGSLIDDSSDSNDLMSDLVSVRMRKDEGGAVNSWSPIRTPLSPLSETQSQRSLSIWPHLQFFVRMMSEGNTMVMHAFPEDSVKSIHQRIQHIKGIPIHEQRLIYMGKQLQFEQTLAECSIQNDASLQLVGRMRSTEHPQAWQVMNDMISVVYRMCRGESLPNALKTVKGLIDSYLNMTPRDCDSALGYFQIFMSCSAPAVLVMLYLSPFTGNKDCADSSVRHFVNSCRSTLSEELHSQFALVVLEFCKLLRRLHCDDPLYMFCRSTLGSLLETDCVCCGTTEEDVKGLILVQDIFPFVRELANSLLSDLDLSLESPTYAGHLYSDVRDLRAFLVPLRSGISVQQSLMVSATDEERHTDAMLTEEIENLHFLYIELLSKMDECLKKVDSSLADQEITEWDTPYNAWSQYLSILKELHQISKLYDGAEEELWNVLTRQRSAVCQLIVRYAKRNDEHHWILERKCVTNFESRRHLALLMLPEVKDDYEELHEMLIDRSQLLAESFEYIGRVEPESLRGGLFMEFKNEEATGPGVLREWFFLVCQEIFNPQNALFVACPNDKRRFFPNPASKVDPLHLEYFRFSGRVIALALMHRVHVGVVLDRVFFQQLAGNEITLEDIRDADPHLYSSYKQILEMDPGFIDSDSLGLTFVREVEELGHREVVELCPGGKNIVVHSKNRENYVDLLIQDHFVTSISEQVSQFAKGFGDILSNSSLESSFFQSLDLKDLDWMLHGSEDIISVEDWKAHTEYQGYEETDPQISWFWEILGRMTGEKRRVLLFFWTSVKYLPVEGFPGLASSLSIYRSPEHEDHLPTSHTCFYRLCLPAYSSMAIMQDRLKVLTQDHIGCSFGTW